The Acidobacteriota bacterium genome has a segment encoding these proteins:
- a CDS encoding WG repeat-containing protein yields the protein MGKTREYGFIDKTGKVVIPAVFDEAFPFSEGFAYVTVGLESYFIDKKGKKAIVPEKEPRSNGYFSRFRHGLAADDVGYIDTTGKYVWKCPPGVMCRLESEE from the coding sequence ATTGGTAAAACACGAGAATATGGATTTATTGATAAAACCGGTAAGGTTGTAATTCCGGCTGTCTTTGACGAAGCGTTTCCATTTTCCGAAGGGTTTGCCTACGTCACGGTCGGTCTTGAAAGCTATTTTATTGATAAAAAAGGAAAGAAAGCGATTGTTCCTGAGAAGGAACCTCGCAGCAACGGCTACTTTTCCAGATTTCGCCACGGACTGGCGGCTGACGACGTTGGGTACATTGACACCACTGGCAAGTATGTCTGGAAATGCCCTCCGGGTGTAATGTGCAGATTG